A single Altererythrobacter sp. BO-6 DNA region contains:
- a CDS encoding class I SAM-dependent methyltransferase, with protein MAGVDTQEWQGRVGKSWAAEWQRTDRSFSQLTEELKRQIFALEFSHVLDIGCGAGELSLAVAAARPNAQVVGVDVSPDLIEAARARARSIENLHFELADAATWHPDDGAAPDLLMSRHGVMFFDDPVAAFANLRCISAPGACMIFSCFREIDQNPFFREAGRLVPPDPAAPPGDPHAPGPFAFADKDRVERILAEAGWRDIRFEAFDFDMIAGAGEHPVQDAVGYFSRIGPAARALADIEGAEEEQMLARIRELSEANLRHGKVALGAGVWIVSARHS; from the coding sequence ATGGCTGGCGTCGATACACAGGAATGGCAGGGCCGGGTGGGCAAATCGTGGGCTGCCGAGTGGCAGCGCACCGATCGCAGCTTCTCGCAGTTAACGGAAGAGCTGAAGCGGCAAATCTTCGCCCTCGAATTTTCGCATGTGCTCGATATCGGCTGTGGCGCCGGCGAATTGTCGCTGGCGGTGGCCGCAGCGCGCCCCAACGCGCAGGTGGTGGGGGTGGATGTATCGCCCGACCTGATCGAGGCGGCACGGGCTCGGGCGCGCTCGATCGAGAATCTGCATTTCGAACTGGCCGATGCGGCCACTTGGCATCCGGATGATGGGGCTGCACCCGACCTATTGATGTCTCGCCATGGGGTAATGTTCTTCGACGATCCGGTGGCGGCGTTTGCCAATCTCCGATGCATTTCCGCGCCTGGTGCCTGTATGATCTTTTCCTGCTTTCGGGAGATCGACCAGAATCCGTTCTTTCGCGAGGCGGGGCGCCTGGTTCCTCCCGATCCGGCAGCACCGCCGGGCGATCCGCATGCGCCAGGTCCTTTTGCCTTCGCGGACAAGGACCGGGTCGAGCGTATCCTGGCCGAGGCGGGTTGGCGAGATATCCGTTTTGAAGCCTTTGATTTCGATATGATCGCTGGTGCGGGCGAGCATCCGGTCCAAGATGCGGTGGGCTATTTCAGCCGCATCGGCCCAGCGGCGCGCGCGCTCGCCGACATCGAAGGGGCTGAAGAGGAGCAAATGCTGGCGCGCATTCGCGAACTGTCCGAGGCAAATTTGCGTCACGGGAAAGTCGCGTTGGGTGCCGGTGTGTGGATTGTGTCAGCGCGGCACAGCTGA
- a CDS encoding DUF2062 domain-containing protein — translation MAGNRWLAPIAHRFLSPELWRFTRRSVPRGVALGLFAAFIVPIGQIFLAAFLALPARANVPLAAAVTFVTNPFTLPFWLVVANKVGGLTLMVDAATAGVATHGMESGRFAWLEELWELAGVTAFGFIVLAVVTAAIGYLASGAIWRIIVSRRRSRRLRQMEMRLDDRLGVGKG, via the coding sequence ATGGCCGGCAATCGCTGGCTTGCGCCGATTGCGCATCGCTTCCTCAGCCCTGAGCTGTGGCGCTTTACCCGCCGCTCGGTGCCGCGCGGAGTGGCGCTGGGCCTGTTCGCCGCCTTTATCGTGCCGATCGGCCAGATTTTCCTCGCGGCGTTCCTGGCACTTCCGGCGCGGGCCAATGTGCCGCTAGCGGCAGCGGTGACCTTTGTCACCAATCCCTTCACGCTGCCCTTCTGGCTGGTTGTCGCCAACAAGGTTGGGGGCCTGACGCTGATGGTCGACGCGGCCACAGCCGGGGTGGCAACCCATGGCATGGAAAGCGGGCGGTTTGCCTGGCTGGAAGAGCTTTGGGAGCTGGCCGGCGTCACCGCCTTCGGTTTCATCGTGCTGGCCGTTGTGACCGCGGCGATCGGCTATCTGGCATCAGGCGCGATCTGGCGCATCATCGTATCGCGCCGCCGCTCCCGGCGATTGCGGCAGATGGAAATGCGGCTGGATGACCGGCTCGGGGTCGGCAAAGGATGA
- a CDS encoding DUF4139 domain-containing protein: MANFRKWKRVALAGTLLATSTAVLSQSDESAQGDLSITIYNNGQALVQDVRQIAIAAGRSRIEFPDVSAQIRPETLSFAASGAAIVEQNFDFDLLTPQKMMEKAIGQTVTLIRTNPATGAETRERAKVLSTAGGVVIQIGDRIEVLRDDGLPVRVVFDRVPPNLRARPTLSVNVQSDRAGTRPASIRYLTPGLGWNADYVALFDEGRGTIDVQGWVTLTNNTGTTFNNANTLLVAGNPSNASVRYRQIMSRAVATTRPGTESADREQVGDFYLYPISGRTTIANAQTKQVSFLDAHGVPARKVYGHTVVWLANDGEPQNVSSEIAFSSSRSGGLGDALPAGTVRFYQRDRKGSPQFIGESAIDHTPMGSELTLRTGDAFDIQVKSEVEKREKMTPDEWERVERFKVTLPDGEAVSGIRERPKTYWTTTMRYTLTNAKSSPVEVELVQAGLDYGWWSRDFRVVSEDVPGEQLNANKRKYVISVPANGERVVRVTYATRY; encoded by the coding sequence ATGGCGAATTTTCGCAAATGGAAGCGGGTTGCTCTGGCAGGGACCTTGCTGGCGACGAGTACGGCGGTGCTCTCCCAAAGCGACGAAAGCGCGCAGGGCGACCTTTCGATCACCATCTACAATAACGGCCAGGCGCTGGTGCAGGACGTACGGCAAATTGCGATCGCTGCAGGCCGCAGCCGGATCGAATTCCCCGATGTCTCGGCCCAGATCAGGCCGGAAACGCTCAGCTTCGCTGCCAGTGGCGCGGCGATTGTCGAGCAGAACTTCGACTTTGACCTGCTGACCCCGCAAAAGATGATGGAGAAGGCGATCGGCCAAACGGTCACGCTGATCCGCACCAATCCCGCAACCGGTGCAGAAACGCGCGAGCGCGCCAAGGTGCTGTCGACCGCAGGCGGCGTGGTGATCCAGATCGGTGACCGGATCGAAGTGCTGCGTGACGACGGCCTGCCGGTGCGCGTCGTGTTCGACCGGGTTCCCCCGAACCTGCGCGCGCGGCCGACACTCTCGGTAAACGTCCAGAGCGACCGGGCCGGCACGCGCCCTGCCTCGATCCGTTACCTGACCCCGGGGCTGGGCTGGAACGCCGACTATGTCGCGCTGTTCGACGAAGGGCGGGGCACGATCGACGTCCAGGGCTGGGTCACGCTGACCAATAACACCGGCACCACTTTCAACAACGCCAACACCCTGCTGGTGGCTGGCAACCCGTCCAATGCATCTGTGCGGTATCGGCAGATCATGTCGCGCGCCGTCGCAACCACGCGCCCCGGCACGGAAAGTGCGGACCGCGAACAGGTGGGCGATTTCTACCTTTACCCGATCAGCGGGCGGACCACGATTGCCAACGCCCAGACCAAGCAGGTCAGCTTCCTTGACGCGCACGGCGTTCCGGCGCGCAAGGTCTATGGCCACACTGTTGTCTGGCTGGCGAATGATGGTGAACCCCAGAACGTCAGCAGCGAGATCGCCTTCAGTTCGTCGCGCTCGGGCGGGCTGGGCGATGCGCTGCCCGCAGGCACCGTGCGGTTCTATCAGCGCGACCGCAAGGGCAGCCCGCAATTCATCGGTGAGAGCGCGATCGATCACACTCCCATGGGCAGCGAGCTGACGCTGCGAACCGGCGATGCCTTCGATATCCAAGTGAAGTCCGAAGTCGAAAAGCGCGAGAAAATGACCCCGGACGAGTGGGAGCGGGTCGAACGCTTCAAGGTCACCTTGCCCGATGGCGAGGCCGTGAGCGGCATTCGTGAGCGGCCCAAGACCTATTGGACCACCACGATGCGCTATACGCTGACCAACGCCAAATCCTCGCCTGTAGAGGTCGAACTGGTCCAGGCCGGGCTCGACTATGGCTGGTGGAGCCGCGATTTCCGTGTTGTCAGCGAGGACGTGCCGGGGGAACAGCTGAACGCCAACAAGCGCAAATATGTCATCAGCGTGCCCGCCAATGGCGAGCGGGTGGTGCGGGTGACCTACGCTACGCGGTATTGA
- the recA gene encoding recombinase RecA: protein MATSLKLVEKESSVDRQKALEAALAQIDRAFGKGSAMKLGSKETMQVESISTGSLGLDIALGIGGLPKGRVIEVYGPESSGKTTLALHVIAEAQKNGGTAAFVDAEHALDPVYAKKLGVDIDELIVSQPDTGEQALEITDTLVRSNAIDVLVVDSVAALVPRAEIEGEMGDSHVGLQARLMSQSLRKLTGSINRSKCMVIFINQLRMKIGVMYGNPETTTGGNALKFYASVRLDIRRTGQIKDRDDIVGNTTRVKVVKNKVAPPFKQVEFDIMYGEGISKIGEILDLGVKAGLVEKSGSWFSYDSIRIGQGRENAKQYLKDNPEICDKLEAAIRSQTDKVAEEMMTGPDADSDD, encoded by the coding sequence ATGGCGACGAGTCTGAAACTGGTTGAAAAGGAGTCATCCGTGGATCGTCAGAAGGCGCTCGAAGCCGCTTTGGCCCAGATTGACCGGGCCTTTGGCAAAGGCTCGGCGATGAAGCTCGGTTCGAAGGAAACGATGCAGGTCGAATCGATTTCGACCGGCTCGCTCGGCCTCGATATCGCGCTTGGTATCGGCGGATTGCCCAAGGGGCGCGTGATCGAGGTGTATGGTCCGGAAAGCTCGGGCAAGACCACGCTGGCGCTGCATGTGATTGCCGAAGCGCAGAAGAATGGCGGCACGGCGGCTTTCGTCGATGCCGAACATGCGCTGGACCCGGTCTATGCCAAGAAGCTCGGCGTCGATATCGACGAGTTGATCGTGTCGCAGCCCGACACGGGCGAGCAGGCGCTGGAAATCACCGATACGCTGGTGCGTTCGAATGCGATCGATGTGCTGGTGGTGGACTCGGTCGCGGCGCTGGTGCCGCGCGCGGAGATCGAAGGCGAGATGGGTGACAGCCATGTCGGCCTGCAGGCCCGCCTGATGTCGCAATCGCTGCGCAAGCTGACGGGTTCGATCAACCGTTCGAAGTGCATGGTGATTTTCATCAACCAGCTGCGCATGAAGATCGGGGTGATGTACGGCAATCCGGAAACCACCACCGGCGGCAATGCGCTCAAGTTCTACGCCTCGGTTCGGCTCGACATTCGCCGCACCGGCCAGATCAAGGATCGTGACGATATCGTTGGCAACACCACTCGCGTGAAAGTGGTGAAGAACAAGGTCGCGCCACCGTTCAAGCAGGTCGAATTCGACATCATGTATGGCGAAGGCATCTCGAAGATCGGCGAGATCCTGGACCTGGGCGTCAAGGCAGGGCTGGTCGAGAAATCCGGCAGCTGGTTCTCCTATGACAGCATCCGGATCGGCCAGGGCCGCGAAAATGCCAAGCAGTACCTCAAGGACAACCCAGAGATTTGCGACAAGTTGGAAGCTGCCATCCGCAGCCAGACCGACAAGGTCGCCGAGGAGATGATGACGGGCCCGGACGCGGATTCCGACGACTGA
- the greB gene encoding transcription elongation factor GreB — protein MKPQGDPITPQGMAALKARYDHLLGDERPKIVEIVSWAAGNGDRSENGDYLYGRKRMREIDRELAHLARRMKALRVVDPNEQPDTARVYFGASVEIADEDDNRKVLTIVGDDEQDAGAGRIGWNSPLARALRGASVGDLRVVRLPSGTKEWEVVAISYD, from the coding sequence GTGAAACCGCAAGGGGACCCGATCACGCCGCAAGGCATGGCGGCGCTCAAGGCGCGCTACGACCATTTGCTGGGAGACGAGCGCCCGAAGATCGTCGAAATCGTCAGCTGGGCGGCGGGCAATGGCGATCGCAGCGAGAATGGCGATTACCTGTATGGCCGCAAGCGCATGCGCGAGATCGACCGCGAACTGGCGCATCTGGCGCGGCGGATGAAAGCGCTGCGGGTGGTCGACCCGAATGAGCAGCCTGACACGGCGCGGGTATATTTCGGCGCGAGTGTGGAAATTGCCGACGAGGACGACAACCGGAAGGTTTTGACCATTGTTGGCGATGACGAGCAGGATGCTGGCGCCGGGCGGATCGGCTGGAATTCGCCGCTGGCCCGCGCGCTCAGAGGCGCGTCGGTCGGGGATTTGCGGGTTGTGCGCCTTCCCTCAGGCACGAAGGAATGGGAAGTGGTGGCGATCAGTTATGACTAG
- the smpB gene encoding SsrA-binding protein SmpB, with the protein MARPKPETFDKQKTVAENRRARFDYAIEDKFEAGLALSGTEVKALRAGEASIAESYAEVRDGEVWLVNANIPEYSHGNRLNHEPRRPRKLLLHAREIEKLFGAVERKGMTLIPLSIYFNKTGRAKVELALAKGKQAHDKRQSIKERDWKRDKARLMRERG; encoded by the coding sequence ATGGCTCGCCCGAAACCCGAAACCTTCGACAAGCAGAAGACCGTCGCCGAAAACCGGCGTGCGCGGTTTGACTATGCCATCGAGGACAAGTTCGAAGCCGGGCTGGCGCTGTCCGGCACTGAAGTGAAGGCGCTGCGCGCGGGCGAGGCCTCGATCGCCGAAAGCTATGCTGAAGTCCGCGATGGCGAGGTGTGGCTCGTCAATGCCAATATCCCCGAATACAGCCATGGCAACCGGCTCAACCACGAGCCGCGCCGCCCGCGCAAGCTGCTGCTCCATGCCCGCGAGATCGAAAAACTGTTCGGCGCGGTAGAGCGCAAGGGCATGACGCTGATCCCGCTGTCGATCTATTTCAACAAGACCGGCCGGGCGAAGGTTGAACTGGCGCTGGCCAAGGGCAAGCAGGCGCATGACAAGCGCCAGTCGATCAAGGAACGCGACTGGAAGCGCGACAAGGCGCGGCTGATGCGCGAACGGGGCTAA
- a CDS encoding MOSC domain-containing protein: MKVRVDAICAGAAGALPNGKSSGISKQPITGPVAIGERGIASDVQVDRAHHGYPAMALHHFPHETYGWLMHHFGALPRLAQPGSMGENISTIGITEHDVCIGDRFRLGSALIEVSQPRQPCSTIEQHLGAKGMVKALVAASRSGWFYRVLEPGSAQAGDMLERVERGHEAWSVARAFLAVYGAYRAPDDQLRELGVLDRVSDRLVRDIDKRLA, from the coding sequence GTGAAGGTCCGGGTTGACGCGATCTGCGCTGGTGCCGCCGGCGCCCTCCCCAATGGCAAAAGCAGCGGGATATCAAAGCAGCCAATCACTGGCCCGGTCGCGATTGGCGAGCGCGGCATCGCCAGCGATGTACAGGTCGATCGCGCGCATCACGGCTATCCGGCCATGGCGCTGCATCATTTCCCGCATGAGACCTATGGCTGGCTGATGCACCATTTCGGCGCCCTGCCGCGGCTCGCGCAGCCTGGCAGCATGGGCGAGAACATCTCCACCATCGGGATCACCGAGCATGACGTCTGCATTGGCGACCGGTTCCGGCTTGGCAGCGCGCTGATCGAAGTGAGCCAGCCGCGCCAGCCCTGCTCCACCATAGAGCAGCATCTGGGTGCAAAGGGCATGGTCAAGGCGCTGGTCGCAGCCAGCCGATCGGGCTGGTTCTACCGCGTGCTGGAGCCAGGCAGTGCGCAAGCCGGGGACATGCTCGAACGGGTCGAACGTGGCCATGAGGCGTGGAGCGTCGCGCGCGCATTTCTTGCAGTTTATGGTGCTTACCGCGCCCCAGATGATCAACTGAGGGAACTCGGCGTACTTGACCGCGTGTCGGACCGGCTGGTCCGTGACATCGACAAGCGCTTGGCATAA
- a CDS encoding lytic transglycosylase domain-containing protein translates to MATLFLGSASLLMSAPAATKDAASWDMARTQLVAQQPTRTDLAISRWEDLNANDRLGFNAYSGFLLAYPDFPRAARLQARAESALDSEAPSPEALVAYFDAYPPLTNTGRARYALALSSVQRPEARDVARAAWRGGAMSDTAEAYILGLYAGIFTQDDNDARMEALLWQGAADAAQRHILMTSPEKRDLFTKRIALLRDELAADEGIAIPRAALDQPGVVYNLVRYYRKNQRISQAIDVLASRPKFAGLPHDAADMVSEMLTAAKGAGAQRAVRIAASVDDLFAPGTDVSDGSFRLRDKYTDLMWLGGTEALWKLGDGAAAAPLFYRYGAAAKTPLTRAKGFYWAGRASRQAGNTNDANRYFGMAAQYGDQYYGQLALSALGQPMPQFAETPPVQISPEERAEFDRKPLVRALRSIASARRDWRTERAFFEALADKARTPADMALLAELSRELRLEEFAVVAGATAPEHGLTGFERFAHPTVQVPMTANWTMAHAIMRQESEFDQNRVSHAGARGMMQLMPGTAREQAVKLGVNYMSASLTDDTQYNIKLGDAYFRRMLDYYGGAYPLAIGAYNAGPGRVNQWLRANGDPRTGAIDYVTWIEKIPANFETRYYIMRVLGNAVAYDNMHPSKAPGGKPRTIDYFLQR, encoded by the coding sequence ATGGCAACGCTGTTCCTTGGCAGCGCAAGCCTGCTGATGAGTGCGCCGGCGGCGACCAAGGATGCCGCCAGCTGGGACATGGCGCGGACGCAACTGGTGGCACAGCAGCCGACCCGCACCGATCTGGCGATCAGCCGCTGGGAAGACCTCAACGCCAACGATCGGCTGGGCTTCAACGCCTATTCGGGTTTCCTGCTCGCCTATCCGGATTTTCCGCGCGCCGCCCGCCTGCAAGCGCGGGCCGAAAGCGCGCTCGACAGCGAGGCGCCCTCGCCCGAAGCGCTGGTCGCCTATTTCGACGCTTATCCGCCGCTGACCAATACAGGCCGGGCGCGCTATGCGCTGGCGCTGTCATCTGTACAGCGGCCTGAAGCTCGCGACGTAGCCAGGGCAGCCTGGCGCGGCGGCGCAATGAGCGACACCGCTGAGGCCTATATCCTTGGCCTTTATGCCGGGATTTTCACCCAGGACGACAATGACGCCCGGATGGAGGCATTGCTATGGCAAGGTGCGGCTGATGCCGCACAGCGCCACATCCTGATGACATCGCCTGAGAAGCGTGACCTTTTCACCAAGCGCATTGCGCTGCTGCGCGACGAGCTGGCCGCCGATGAAGGCATCGCCATCCCGCGCGCCGCGCTCGACCAGCCGGGCGTGGTCTACAACCTCGTCCGCTACTACCGGAAGAACCAGCGGATTTCGCAGGCGATCGATGTGCTGGCCAGCAGGCCGAAATTTGCAGGCCTGCCGCATGATGCAGCCGACATGGTCAGCGAAATGCTGACCGCCGCCAAGGGCGCAGGCGCGCAGCGGGCGGTCAGGATCGCGGCGTCGGTCGATGACCTGTTCGCCCCGGGCACCGATGTGAGCGACGGGTCTTTCCGTCTGCGCGACAAATATACCGACCTCATGTGGCTTGGTGGCACCGAGGCGCTGTGGAAGCTGGGTGACGGTGCTGCCGCCGCCCCGCTGTTCTACCGTTATGGCGCGGCGGCCAAGACGCCGCTGACGCGGGCGAAAGGGTTCTATTGGGCGGGTCGTGCGTCGCGCCAGGCGGGCAACACGAACGACGCAAACCGCTATTTCGGCATGGCCGCGCAATATGGCGACCAGTATTATGGCCAGCTGGCGCTCAGCGCCTTGGGCCAGCCGATGCCGCAATTCGCGGAAACGCCCCCGGTCCAGATCTCACCCGAAGAACGCGCCGAATTCGATCGCAAGCCTTTGGTCAGGGCGCTCCGCTCGATTGCTTCGGCCCGGCGCGACTGGCGGACCGAGCGCGCTTTCTTCGAAGCGCTGGCAGACAAGGCACGCACGCCGGCCGATATGGCCCTGCTTGCCGAACTTTCGCGAGAGCTGCGGCTTGAGGAATTCGCAGTAGTGGCCGGTGCAACCGCACCTGAGCACGGGCTGACCGGGTTCGAACGCTTTGCCCACCCGACCGTGCAAGTCCCCATGACCGCCAACTGGACCATGGCGCATGCGATCATGCGGCAGGAGAGCGAATTCGACCAGAATCGCGTCAGCCACGCCGGTGCGCGCGGGATGATGCAGCTGATGCCGGGTACCGCGCGCGAACAGGCGGTCAAGCTGGGCGTCAACTACATGTCCGCCAGCCTGACCGACGACACCCAATACAATATCAAGCTGGGCGATGCCTATTTCCGCCGCATGCTCGACTATTATGGTGGCGCATACCCGCTTGCGATCGGCGCCTACAATGCCGGCCCAGGCCGCGTAAACCAATGGCTGCGGGCAAACGGCGATCCGCGCACAGGGGCGATCGACTATGTCACGTGGATCGAGAAGATCCCCGCGAATTTCGAGACCCGCTATTACATCATGCGCGTGCTCGGAAATGCCGTCGCCTATGACAATATGCATCCGAGCAAGGCCCCCGGCGGCAAGCCGCGGACAATCGACTATTTCCTCCAGCGCTGA
- a CDS encoding glycine zipper 2TM domain-containing protein: MKKIAIAFAAASMALTGLGTAAPAAADPPPWAPAHGKRAKDRAIYDSRGYYIEPRRISRDSYIWRGRDGKYYCKRDNGTTGLVIGAGVGALAGHELAGRGDKTLGALLGAAIGGVLGREIDRGNLQCR, from the coding sequence ATGAAGAAGATCGCAATCGCATTCGCCGCTGCCAGCATGGCGCTGACCGGGCTTGGCACTGCGGCTCCCGCAGCCGCTGACCCGCCGCCCTGGGCCCCGGCGCATGGCAAGCGCGCCAAGGACCGCGCCATCTACGATTCACGCGGTTACTATATCGAGCCGCGCCGCATTTCGCGCGACAGCTACATCTGGCGCGGCAGGGATGGCAAATATTACTGCAAGCGCGACAACGGCACGACTGGCCTCGTGATTGGTGCCGGCGTTGGCGCATTGGCCGGGCACGAGCTTGCCGGTCGCGGCGACAAGACGCTGGGCGCGCTGCTCGGTGCGGCGATCGGCGGCGTACTGGGTCGCGAGATTGACCGCGGCAATTTGCAGTGCCGCTAA
- the rlmN gene encoding 23S rRNA (adenine(2503)-C(2))-methyltransferase RlmN, translated as MADTALMSIPGPVDPVPVARDITPRADGRIDLIGLPKERIRELFAEAGLDAKQAKLRAKQVFHWLYHRGVTDFEAMTDIAKTMRPWLAERFVIGRPEVVEAQHSVDGTRKWLLRTADGHDFEMVFIPDADRGTLCVSSQVGCTLNCRFCHTGTMKLVRNLTPGEIVGQVMLARDALGEWPKGSMAGLDEDEDSAQYTSDGRLLTNIVMMGMGEPLYNFDNVKTALKLVMDGDGLALSKRRITLSTSGVVPMMDRCGEEIGVNLAVSLHAVTKDIRDEIVPLNKKYGIEELLSACAAYPGASNARRITFEYVMLKDKNDSDEHARELVRLIREYKLPAKVNLIPFNPWPGAPYECSTPERVKRFAEIVFEGGISAPVRTPRGRDIDAACGQLKTAAEKKSRAERDREAAQA; from the coding sequence ATGGCCGATACCGCCCTCATGTCGATCCCCGGACCGGTGGATCCCGTTCCCGTCGCGCGTGACATCACGCCGCGCGCCGACGGCCGTATCGACCTGATCGGCCTGCCCAAGGAACGTATCCGCGAGCTGTTTGCAGAAGCCGGGCTTGACGCAAAGCAGGCCAAGCTGCGCGCCAAGCAGGTGTTCCACTGGCTCTATCACCGCGGCGTGACCGATTTCGAGGCAATGACCGACATCGCCAAGACAATGCGCCCATGGCTCGCCGAACGGTTCGTGATCGGCCGGCCCGAGGTGGTCGAGGCGCAGCATTCGGTCGATGGAACCCGCAAGTGGCTGCTGCGCACGGCAGATGGCCACGATTTCGAGATGGTGTTCATCCCCGATGCGGATCGCGGCACGCTATGCGTCTCCAGCCAGGTCGGCTGCACGCTCAATTGCCGGTTCTGCCACACCGGCACGATGAAGTTGGTGCGCAACCTGACCCCGGGCGAGATCGTCGGCCAGGTCATGCTGGCGCGTGACGCGCTGGGCGAATGGCCCAAGGGCAGCATGGCTGGCCTGGACGAGGACGAAGACAGCGCGCAGTACACCTCCGACGGGCGCCTGCTCACCAATATCGTGATGATGGGCATGGGCGAGCCGCTCTACAATTTCGACAACGTCAAGACCGCGCTCAAACTGGTGATGGACGGCGACGGCCTGGCCCTGTCGAAGCGCCGCATCACCCTGTCGACGAGCGGCGTGGTGCCGATGATGGACCGCTGCGGCGAGGAGATCGGGGTCAACCTCGCGGTGTCGCTGCACGCCGTGACCAAGGACATCCGCGACGAGATCGTACCGCTGAACAAGAAGTACGGCATCGAGGAACTGCTGTCGGCCTGTGCCGCCTATCCCGGCGCCAGCAACGCGCGGCGGATCACCTTCGAATATGTCATGCTCAAGGACAAGAACGACAGCGACGAGCACGCGCGCGAGCTGGTCCGCCTGATCCGCGAATACAAGCTGCCGGCCAAGGTGAACCTCATCCCGTTCAATCCCTGGCCGGGCGCACCCTACGAATGCTCCACGCCGGAGCGGGTCAAGCGCTTCGCGGAAATCGTGTTCGAAGGCGGCATCAGCGCCCCGGTCCGAACCCCGCGCGGGCGCGACATTGACGCGGCCTGCGGCCAGCTGAAAACGGCTGCCGAGAAGAAGAGCCGCGCGGAGCGGGATCGCGAGGCAGCACAGGCGTGA
- the dapA gene encoding 4-hydroxy-tetrahydrodipicolinate synthase has protein sequence MFSGSIPALVTPFRNGVFDEAAFRRLVDWQIEQGSSALVPCGTTGEASTLSNAEHHRVIEVCIEQAAGRVPVIAGCGSNDTRNALLHMNFSRKAGAAAGLCVAPYYNRPSQRGLIAHFSFLAENSDLPIVLYNVPARTVTDIEDETVVALVKKYPDRIVAIKDASGDLSRVADHRMGIGREFCQLSGNDELWLPHSAAGGRGCISVTANVAPALCAEFHEAIAANELKKARELNDRLFPLHYAMFSDASPAPVKYALSRVHDWIEPTVRLPLVECSDAAKKQVDEALAIAGLL, from the coding sequence ATGTTTTCTGGTTCCATTCCTGCTCTGGTGACTCCGTTTCGCAATGGGGTGTTCGACGAAGCCGCGTTTCGCCGCCTGGTTGACTGGCAGATCGAACAAGGCAGTTCGGCGCTGGTGCCGTGCGGAACGACCGGCGAAGCGTCGACCCTTTCCAATGCCGAACACCACCGGGTGATCGAAGTCTGCATCGAACAGGCGGCGGGCCGGGTGCCGGTAATTGCGGGTTGCGGATCGAACGATACGCGCAACGCGCTGCTCCACATGAACTTCTCGCGCAAGGCAGGGGCGGCAGCGGGCTTGTGCGTTGCCCCGTACTACAACCGGCCGAGCCAGCGCGGGCTGATTGCGCATTTCAGTTTCCTGGCGGAAAACAGCGACCTGCCGATCGTTCTTTATAACGTTCCCGCGCGCACGGTGACCGATATCGAGGATGAAACGGTGGTTGCGCTGGTCAAGAAGTACCCTGACCGGATCGTGGCGATCAAGGATGCGAGCGGCGATTTGTCGCGCGTCGCCGACCACCGCATGGGGATCGGGCGCGAGTTCTGCCAGCTTTCCGGCAATGACGAACTTTGGCTGCCACACTCGGCAGCAGGCGGGCGGGGCTGCATTTCTGTGACCGCCAATGTCGCTCCGGCGCTTTGCGCGGAATTCCACGAAGCGATCGCCGCGAATGAGCTCAAGAAGGCGCGTGAGCTGAACGACCGGCTGTTTCCGCTGCATTACGCCATGTTCAGCGATGCCTCGCCCGCGCCGGTCAAATATGCGCTTAGCCGGGTGCATGACTGGATCGAACCGACGGTGCGCCTGCCGCTGGTCGAATGTTCGGACGCGGCGAAGAAGCAGGTCGACGAAGCGCTGGCGATCGCCGGGCTGCTCTGA